In Solimonas sp. K1W22B-7, the DNA window CTGGACTTGGCCGGCAAAAAGCCGACGAACAGGAAGCGGTCGCTGGCGATGCCGGAGATCGACAGCGCGGCGATGGCGGCGCAGGGGCCGGGCAGGGCCACCACCGGCAGGCCCGCTTCGCGCGCGGCGCGCACCAGGCGAAAGCCGGGGTCGGACACCAGCGGCGTGCCGGCGTCGGAGATCAGCGCCAGCGATTCGCCGCCGGCGAGCCGCGCGACCAGGCCGGCGGCCACCTGTTCCTCGTTGTGGTCGTGCAGGGCCAGCAGCGGCTTGCGCAGGCCGAAGTGGTTGAGCAGGCCGGCGCTGTTGCGGGTGTCTTCCGCGCAAATGGCATCCACGCCGCGCAGCACCTCCAGGGCGCGGGGCGACAGGTCGCCGAGGTTGCCGATCGGTGTGGCGACGACGTAGAGGTGGCCGGACTGGACGGCGCTGGCAGCAGGGTTCAAGGGCGGCTCCATAAGGGGCTGTCAACAGACCCTTTCAGTACTGCATGTCATAATTCGCACCATTATCGTTCCCCCCGAGGCGACATGCCCAAGCCCATGCCCAAGCCGACCTGTGCCCTGCTGTTCCTCGCGCTGGCCACGGTGCTGCTGCCGGCCTGCGCCAGTACCGGGGCTGCCGACAGCGCTGCGCTGCCGGGTGCGCCGGGGCCCTCGCCGGGTTTGGCCGAGGCGCGTGACGCCTGGTTGCGCGGAGACTATGCGGCAGCTTCCCGGTCCTACGAACGCGCCGCGCTGGCGCAGCCGCCGGCCGTGGCGGCGGAATTCTGGCTGGCGTCGGCCGAGGCTGCGGTGGCGGCGCGCGATGCCGACCGCGCCCTGGCCCTGGCCGCGCATATCCCGCTCAATGCCCTGGCCGGCGAGAAGCTCGGCCGCCTGCAGCTGCTGCGCGCCGAGAGCCTGCTGCTGAAGAACCTGCCCTTCGAGGCGGCCAAGGCCCTGCCGGCATCCAGCGAGCAGATGCCGGGCCTGGCGGCGCGTATCGAGGCCGCGCGCGCGCGCGCGCTGTTCGGCAGCACCGAACCGGCTGCGCCGGTGGCGCAGACCGTGCCGCTGGCTGTGCCGGCCGCGGCCGAAGGCACGGCCCCGGTGGTGGTCGCCGGGCCGGTCAACGCGGGCGGTGCCGCGCTGCTGCTGCCGCTCAGCGGCTCCTTCGGTGCCAGCGCCGAAGCGGTGCGCGACGGGTACCTCGCCGCGCACTTCCGCAACGGCGCCGCCGGGCGCGTGCGGGTCTACGACGTCGGCAGCGCGGCCAGTGCCGATGCCACGCTGGCCGCCTACCAGCAGGCCCTGACGGATGGTGCCGCGGTGATCGTCGGGCCGCTGCGCAAGGAAAGCGTCGCCGCGATGGCGCAGCTGGGCTCGCCGGCGGTGCCGGTGCTGGCGCTGAACTACCTGGACGACAGCCAGCAGGCGCCGTCGCGCTTCCTGCAGTTCGGCCTGGCGCCGGAGGACGAGGCGCGCACGGCCGCCGAGCACGCCGCCGGCCAGGGCCTTCGCCGCGCCGTGGCGCTGGTGCCCACCTCCGACTGGGGCGAACGCAGCTACGCGGCCTTCCGCCAGCGCTTCCAGGCGCTGGGCGGCCAGGTGGTGGAGGTGTCGCGCTATCCCGCCGGCCAGAAGGACTTCTCCACCACCGTGCGCACGCTGCTGCGCGCGCAGAAGGACGCCGGTCCCAAGCTGGCGCCGGGCGCGGTGCCGCCGGCGCGGCGGCGCACCGACATCGACATGGTGTTCCTCGTCGCGCGGCAGATCGACGCGCGCCTGATCGGCTCCATGCTGCGCTTCTACTTCGCCGGCGACCTGCCGATGTACGCCACCTCGGCGATCTACGCCGGGCGCCCTGACAACGACACCGGCGGCATGCGCTTCTGCGACATGCCCTGGATGCTGTCCGCGCAGGCCTACCCGGCGGAGCGCGCCGAGGCGGCGCAGCTGCCCTCGCAGCGGCGCGATCCGCGGCTGTTCGCCTTCGGCTACGACGCCCAGGCGATCGCGGCGACGCTGCGTCCCGGCGCAACGCTGTCGCGCATGCCCGGCATGACCGGCCTGCTCAGCATCGGCGCCAACGGCGCGGTGCGGCGCGGCTTGCAGTGTGCCGAGATCCAGCCGGACAGCCTGCTGCTGCTGGAGACGCCGGCGGCGGTCGTCGGCCCGGCGCAGTGACCGGCGCCGAGGCCGAAGACCTCGCGCTGCGCCTGCTGCAGAAGCGCGGCCTGAAGCTGCTGCAACGCAACTACCGTTGTCGCGGCGGCGAGCTGGACCTGGTGATGCTGCACGGCGACACGCTGGCCGTGATCGAAGTGCGCAGCCGCAGCAATCCCGGCTACGGCACCGCCGCCGAATCGGTCGATGCGCGCAAGCAGCGGCGCATCGTGCTGGCGACGCAGATGTTCCTGGTGACCCACCCCGGGCACGGCAACCGCCCGGTGCGCTTCGACGTGGTCGCCTTCGATGCCGGCGGCAAGCCCGACTGGATCACCGCGGCCTTCGACGCCGTGTAAGCTGGTTCCTGCCATGCTGAGTTTATTTATAAAACTCCATAATTTTAATGTGATAGAAAATCACATTTCAGGGCTACGCCCGTGACGTCGCTGGCGCCGGCCCTGCTGCGGCGCCTGGGCGAGGTCTTCCCCGGCGAGCGCCTGCTGACCGACCCGGCCGACTGCCTGTCCTACGGCTACGACAATTCCAGGCGCACCGCGCTGCCGCAGGCGGTGGTGTTCGCGCAGACCCACGAGGAAGTGCTGGCCCTGGTCGCGGCCTGCAACGAATTCCGCACGGTGCTGGTGACGCGCGGCCGCGGCACCAACACCACCGGCGCCAGCGTGCCGATCCATGGCGGCATCGTGCTGTCGCTGGAGCGCATGAACCGCATCCTGCGCATCTCCCCGGGCGACCGGCTGATCGAATGCGAAGCCGGCACGCTCAACGGCGAGGTGCAGGCCGCGGCGGCGCAGCACGGCCTGTTCTGGGCGCCCGATCCCACCAGTGCCGGGTATTCCACCGTCGGCGGCAACCTGGCCTGCTGCGCCGGCGGGCCGCGCGCGGTGAAGTACGGCACCGCGCGCGACAATGTGCTGGGCCTGCGCGCGGTGACCGGCGCCGGTGTTTCGCTGAAGACCGGCTGCACCACCACCAAGGGCGTGGTCGGCTACGACCTGACGCGCCTGCTGGTCGGCAGCGAGGGCACGCTGGCGGTGATCACCGAGGCCACGCTCAAGCTGCTGCCGCAGCCGCAGGCGCGGCGCACGCTGCGGGCCTGCTATGCCGACGTGTCGGCCGCCGCCAGCGCGGTGGCGCGCATCATGGGCCAGCCGGAAACACCCTGTGCCCTGGAACTGATGGATGGCGAGGCGGTGCGCCTGGCCGAGGAATACCAGCGCACCGGCGTGCCGCCCGGCACCGGCGCACTGCTGCTGATCGAAGTCGACGGCAGTCCCGAATCCCTCGAGGCCGCGGTGGCGGCGGTGAGCGCCGCCGCGCGCGGGCAGGGACTGGTGGAACTGAAAGCCGCCGCATCCACTGCCGAGGCCGAGGCGCTGTGGGCCTGCCGCAAGGTGCTGTCGCCCTCGCTGCGCAAGATCGCGCCGAAGAAGGTCAACGAGGACGTGGCGGTGCCGGTGACGCGCATCCCGGAACTGATCAACGGCCTGCGCGAGCTGTCGCGGCGCCATGCCATCCGCATCGTCAACTTCGGCCACGCCGGCAACGGCAACATCCACGTCAATCTGCTGGCCGACCCGGAAGACCCGGCGCAGATGCGCGCGATCACGGCCTGCCTGCACGACGTGTTCCGCCTGGTGCTGTCGCTGGAGGGCACCCTCTCCGGCGAGCATGGCGTGGGCATCGAGAAACGCGACTACGTCGGCTGGGAGATCGCCGCCGACACGCTGGAGACCATGCGCGCGCTCAAGCGCACGCTGGACCCGCTGGGCATCCTCAATCCTGGCAAATGCTTGCCGGATGGGCCGTCGCAGGGGTAGAACGGAACTGTCCCCGTACGCAAGGGAGCGTCCGCGATGACCGAGCAGGACCTGCAAAGACTGGCGCAGAAGCTGCGGCGTCCCCCGGCCGGCCTGGCGCCGCTGGGTTTGCTCTCCGACGCCGACTTCGCGCGGCTCGAGGCCCTGGTCGGCCGCAGCTGCGAGGAGCTGGAAACCCGCAGCCGCCGCGAGCTGGAACACGCGCTGCCGTGGCCGCTGCGTGCGCTGCTGTGGCCGCGGAGCGAGCGGTGAGCCGCCTCGCCAGCCGCGCCGAGCTGCTCAAGCTGGCGCTGCTCACCGGCAGCGGCGCCGACGAACTCGCCTACCTCGAACCCCTGCCTTCCGAAACGCTGCGCCAGCTGCGCATCGCGTTGCTGGAGCGCTACTCGCGGCAGCAGGGCGCCGTGGTGCGGCGGCTGGCAGCGATCGCGCGCTGGCTGCCGACGGGGCTGATCGTGCTGCTGGCGCGCTGGTGGCTGGGGCCGGCGCTGACCGCGCGCATCGCCGGCGAGATGCCGGCGCCGCAGGCGGCCGCGATCACCCAGCGCCTGGACCCCGCCTTCATGGCCGACGTCGCCGCCTGGCTGGACCCGCGCCGCGCGCGCGAGCTGATCCGCCTGGTGGCGGTGGAGCGCATCGTCGACGTGGCGCAGGCCATGCTGTCGCGGGGCGACTACGTGACCATGGGCCGTTTCGTCGAGTACCTGTCCGACGACGCCGTGCGCGCGGTGGCCGACACCATCGCCGACGAGGGCGAGCTGATGCAGATCGTGTTCCACGTCGAGTCCAAGAACCGCCTGGACCACCTGGTGCGCGTGCTGCCGCCGGAGCGCGTGCGCAAGGCGATCCTGCTGGTGCTGGACCCGGCGCGGCGGCCGCTGTGGCCCAAGATCCTGTCGCTTGTGACGCACGTCGGCTACGTGCTCAAGCGCGAGCTGGGCGACCTCGCCGCCAGCCAGGGCGACGCGGTGCTCGACGCCATCATCCACGCCGCGCAGGAAGAAGACCTGTGGGAGGACATCCTGCCGGTGGTGACCTGCCTGTCGCCGGAAGTGCAGGCGCGGGTGGTCAACCTGGACGCGATCCGCCGGCCGCCGGTGATGCGGCGCATCCTGCGCGCGGCCGACGAAGCCGAACTGTGGTCCGAGCTGATCTCGCTGCTGCAATGGATGGAGAACGCCACGCGCGACGCCGTGGCCGACGCCGTGTCGCTGCTGCCGCCGGAGGCCCTGGGCCGCATCGCCTACGCCGCGCTGCTGCGCGAGCAGTGGGAACCGACGCTGGACGTGGTGCGGCGCCTGCCGCAGGCGCGCCGCGAGGAATGCCTGCGCATCGTCGAAGGCTACCGCCCGCATGCCGATACCGAGACCATGGCGCGCATCGACCGCAGGCTGCGGCATCACGGGTTGGTGGCGGAGGCTGTGTAGCTTTTCGCTTTTGTAGGAGCGGCTGTTAGCCGCGATCGCCGGTCAACATGACAAACGGCGCTCGCGGCTAACAGCCGCTCCTACATCCGGAGCTAAGCCCGCGGCAGCTTGTCCCGCAACGGCCCCAGCTGCTCCAGCGCATACTCGTAGCCGCGCTCCACCAGTTCCTCCAGGCGCAGCCAGTCGAACATGCCGATGTCCTGGATCGGCATGCGCAGGTAGACGTCGGCGCGCTCGATCGAGGCACGCTGGATCGCCGTATCGCTGGTCAGCGTCGCGCTGCGCATCAGGATTTCCGACAGCCGCGGGATGCGATGTTCGCCCTTCCAGTTCAGCAGCGCCGACTGGTCGGGCTCCTCGGCGCCGGCGCCGGGCGCGCGGATCTCGCCCTCGCTGCTGACGTTGCTGGCGATGATCGTGCCGCGCTCCAGGTTCTGCATGACGTCGGTGGGCAGGTTGTTGACCACGCCGCCATCGCAGAGCAGCTCGCCCTGCCAGGCCACCGGCGGCGCCACGCCGGGCACGCACATGCTGGTGCCGACCCAGCTGGCCAGCTCGCCGCGGTCGTGGACCACGGTGGCGCCGGTGGTGAGGTTGGTGGAGATGCAGTAGTAGCTGCGCCGCAGCTCCTCGATGCGGCGCTCGCCGAAGATCGCGCGCAGGCGCTTCAGGAAACGCTGCCCGCGGATCAGCGAGACACGCGGCATGGTGTAGTCGTTGAGGTAGTTGCGCGCGATGAAGGTTTCGCGCGCGATCTGCGCCATCTCCACGCTGTCGAAACCGCAGGCCAGGAGCGCCGAGACGAAGGCGCCCATGCTGGTGCCGCCGCAGACGTCCACCGGAATCTGCAGCTGCTCCAGCGCGCGCACCAGGCCGATATGCGCGAAACCGCGCGCGCCGCCACCGCCCAGCACCAGGCCGATGCCGCGCCCGGTGATCTGCCGCGCCAGCGCCGCAAGTTCGTCCTGTGCCCAGGGATGCACGAAGTAGTGCGCGCGGGCACAGCTCTCGCGGCACCAGGCCAGGGTATGCGGCGAGGGCTCGCCTTGCGCGCGCAGCAGCACCAGCTCCACCGGTGCGATCAGGCCCTGTGCATGCAACTGGTCCAGCACCGGCACGTCGCGCGGCGGCGACTGCGCCTCGGCCAGGATCAGGATGCGGTCGGCCTGGCGCAGGCAGCGCAGCGACCAGGGATCGTCGAAGTTGTCGGCGGCGTAGACCACGTAGGCGTGGCGCTCTTCGAGTTCCGACAGCCAGGCGCGCAGGCGCTCGCCGGCGGCGGCATCGTCCAGCGCGGTCTGCGCGAAACCGCTGCCGAAGTTGGCATCGACATGGCTCGCCGTCACCAGGCGCGCCTGCGGCCAGCCGGAGAACTGCTGCACCAGCGCCTCGGCCAGGCGCACCGCCGGCACGCCGGGCGAGGCGGGAATCACCGCGAAGCTGCCGCGCTGCCCGGTGGTCACCAGGCGCCGCTGGCTCTGGTACTGGCGCCCGCGCGCGATCACCAGCCGGGTCAGGTCCAGCAGCGCCTCGGGCTCGCTGCGCAGGAAGTCCAGGAAGGCCGCCGCGGGAATGCGCAGCAGCAGGCTGTCGCGCACCGCATGCACCGAGGCATTGCGCGGCTCGCCCGAGACCACGCCCATTTCTCCCACCGGCTCGCCGCGGCTGATGTAGCCCAGCAGCGTGCCGCGCGAGGTCACGCGCAGGCGGCCGCGCAGCAGCACGTAGAACCAGGCGGGGGTGTCGTTCTCGGAGTAGAGGGAGGCGCCGCTGCCCAGTTCACAGCGCTCGGCCTGGTCCGCCAGCCGCTGCAGGGCAGCCGGGGCCAGCGCGGCGAACAGCGGCATCTGTGCGAGAACGCTGACGGACTCCACGACTCTCCCCAATCCCTTGCGGGTGCTGAAAATCGGATGCAGTGGCTGCGTCGATTACAGCGCGGATAGGGCGTGAGCGCCAGCGGCGGCCGCGTTGCTTCCCGTGGGAGCTACTTCACCACGCGCAGCTGCGGCCGGCCCGGCTTGGGGCGCGTCGGCTCGGGCGGGGTTGTCGGCGGAGTGCTGTCGCCCTGCGGCTCGGCCGGCTCCACCTCGCCGAACACCACGCCCTCGCCATTCTCGCGGGCGAAGATCGCCAGCACCGCGCCGCTGGGCACCTGCACGTCGAAGGAACGGCCGGAGAAGCGTGCCGAGAACCAGATCGGTTCCTGCTCCAGGCCCAGGTTCTGTATCGCCATGGGGCTGATGTTGAGCGTGATGCGGCCGTCCTGCACGTGCTCGCGCGGCACCATCACGCCGGGGTAGTCGGCATGGACCAGCAGGTGCGGCGTGTAGCCGTTGTCCACCGACCACTGGTAGATGGCGCGGATCAGGTAGGGACGGCGGGAACGCGGCGTTGTCATGCGGGTATGTTGGCGGTCGGCGGCGGCGCTGGCAAGCGTGCCTGGGGGTACTTCATGGGGTGTCCAGAAGCCAGTTTCCTGGCGACCCGGGGGAAGGGATCGCCAGCGGAGATTCAGGCGACCGCGAGGGCCTTGCGCACCGCGGGCCGGTGCAGCAGGCGTTCGGCGTAGCGCAGCAAGGGCTGCACATCGCCGCCGAGCTTCAGGTTCAGCTGCGGCAGCTGCGAGAACAGGGCGGCCCAGGCGCAGTCGGCGAGGTTGTAGTCCAGTCCCAGGAACCAGCCGCGCGCCGGGAACATGCGCTGGCTGGCCAGCAGGGCCTCGGCCAGGGCCAGCTTGGCCGTCTTGCCGTCGGCGCCCTTGTCGGAGATCGCGCGCTGCGCCAGCGGCAACAGGTCGCGCTCCAGGCGCAGCACCGCCATGCGCAGCTTGGCGCGCGCCGCCGGGTCGGGCGGGCTCATCTTGGGGTGCGGGAAGCGCTCGTCGAGGTACTCGTTGATCACCTGCGCCGGGTGGATCACGGTGTCGCGGTCGGCCAGCGTCGGCAGTTCCAGCGTCGGGTTCAGCACCAGCAGGTCGTGGTTGGGCTTGCCGGGGTTGATCCACTCGATGCGCGCGCCGTCGACATCCTTCTCGGCCAGCACGATGCGCGTCCACAGGCAGGCCAGGCTGTCGCGGCTGCAGAACAGCGTCAGGCCGGCACGCGGGGCGGGCTTGCTGTCCATCACGTATTTGCTGCGGGCGCGGAGGGTCATCGAATCAGCCAGACGGCAGCGCCCAAACAAAAGCGCCGGACATGTATCGGAACATGACCGGCGCCGAAAGACAACGTTTGGGGTTCAGAACGTCAGTGAACGTCCTTCCACCACTCCTTCTTCAGCAGGTAGGCCAGGAAGGTGAACAGGAACAGGTACAGCATCACCTTGTAGCCCAGCGAGATACGGGCATTGCGGGCCGGTTCGGCGGCGTAGTGCATGAAGTTGACCGTGTCGGTCACGAAGGCCTTGTATTCCTCCGGCTTCAGCTTGCCCGCCTGCACCAGCTCGAACTTGGGGCCCTTGTGGCCACCATGACCGCCTTCCTCGTGACCCTCGGCGGCATGCTCTTCCACCTTGACCTGCCAGCCCTGGAGGTCGGCCAGCACGTGCGGCATCGACGCGCCCGGCAGGGTCAGGTTGTTGACGCCCAGCGGACGGCTGGGGTCGACGTAGAAGGTCATCAGGTAGTTGTAGACCCAGTCGGCGCCGCGGTAGCGGGTCTCCAGGGTCAGGTCGGGCGGAGCTTGGCCGAACCACTTGGCCGATTCCGTCGCCGGCATCGACGAGACGATGTGCTCACCCGGCTTGTCGGTCGTGAACATCAGGTTGGCCTTGAGCAGGTCATCCGGGATGTGCAGGTCCTGGCCGAGGCGGCCATAGCGCAGGTGCTTCATGGAATGACAGCCGGAGCAGTAATTCATGAAGTTGCGCGCGCCGCGCTGGGCCGACTGGATGTTGTTGCTGTCGGGCTCGAACTTGTAGGTCAGCGCATGGCCGCCCGACGCGAAGGCAGGAGCCGCCGCCGTCAGCGCGACCGCGATCAGAAGGGTCTTAATGCGCTGCATGGGTTACACGCTCCGGTTCGGGCTTGGTCTTTTCTGCCCGGGTGTACCAGGGCATCAGGAGGAAGTAGGCGAAATAGATGACCGTGCCGACACGCGAAACCCAGGTGCCCACCGTCGTCGGCGGCTGCATGCCGTAGTAGCTCAGCGCCACGAAGGAGATCGTGAACAGGAACAGCGCGGTCTTCGACAGGATGCCCTTGTAGCGGATCGACTTGACCGGCGAGCGGTCCAGCCAGGGCACGAAGAAGATGATCACGACTGCAGCGCCCATGGTCAGCACGCCCAGCAGCTTGTCCGGAACCGCACGCAGCATCGCGTAGAAGGAACCGAAGTACCAGGCCGGGGTGATGTGCTCCGGCGTGGCCAGCGGGTTGGCCGGGGTGAAGTTCGGCTTTTCCAGCAACCAGCCGCCGCCATCCGGGGCAAAGAACACGATGCCCAGGAAGATGATCAGGAACACGCCCACGCCCACCAGATCCTTCAGGGTGTAGTACGGGTGGAACGGGATGCCGTCGAGCGGGATGCCGGTCTTGGGGTCCTTGTGCTTCTTGATCTCGACGCCGTCGGGGTTGTTCGAGCCGACTTCATGCAGGGCGATCAGGTGGGCGACCACCAGGGCGACCAGCACGAACGGCACGAAGATGACGTGGATCGAGAACAGACGGCCCAGCGTGGCGTCGGACGGGAAATAGTCGCCCTGGATCCAGATCACCAGGTCGTTGCCGATCACGGGGATGGCGCCGAACAGGTTGAGGATGACGTTGGCGCCCCAGTACGACATGTTGCCCCAGGGCAGCACGTAGCCGGCGAAGGCTTCCGCCATCAGCGCCAGGAAGATCAGGGCACCGAAGACCCAGATCAGCTCGCGCGGCTTGCGGTAGGAGCCGTACATCAGGCCGCGGTACATGTGCAGGAACACGACGATGAAGAACGCCGAGGCACCGGTGGAATGCAGGTAGCGCAGGAGGTAGCCGTAGGGCACGTCGCGCATGATGTACTCGACGGAGTCCCAGGCGATCGCGGCGTCGGACTTGTAGTGCATCACCAGCCAGATGCCGGTCAGCAGCTGGTTGACCAGCACCAGCATGGCCAGCGAGCCGAAGTAGTACCAGAAGTTGAAGTTGCTCGGGGCGTAGTACTCGGTCAGATGATCGCGCCACAGCTTGGTCGCCGGGAAGCGGTCATCGATCCAGCCCATGAAGCCGGTCGTCTTGTACGGATTGGGGACGATCGCCATTACGCAGCTCCCTGGTCTTCGCCGACGAGAATGGTGTTGCCGTCCACATAGCGGTGCGGCGGCACGGCCAGGTTCAGCGGGGCGGGGACGCCCTTGTAGACGCGGCCGGCAAGGTCGAACTTGGAGCCGTGGCAGGGGCAGTAGAAGCCGCCTTCCCAGGCCGAGTCGATGTCTTTTGCAGGGTGGTCCGGACGGAAAGTCGGCGAGCAGCCCAGGTGGGTGCAGGAGCCGACCATGACGAGGATTTCCGGCTTGATCGCGCGGGCCTCGTTCTTGGCGTACTCCGGCTGCTGCTGTTCATCGGAACCCGGGTCGCGCAGGTTGCCGGAGACCTTGGCCAGGCTGGCGACCATCTCCGGGGTGCGCTTGATCACCCAGACCGGCTTGCCGCGCCAGGCGACCGTCAGCTTCTGGCCGGCCTCGAGGTGGGTGATGTCGATGCTGACCGGGGCGCCAAGGGCCTTGGCGCGGTCGCTCGGCTTGAGGGACGCCAGGAAGGGCCAGGCCGCGGCCGCTACACCTACGCCACCCACGACCGTCGTGGTCAGGGTCAGGAACCGGCGGCGGTCCGGATCCACGCCTTGATTACTCATTGAACAGTGCCCCTTGAGAGGATGAATATTGAAAGTAGGCACGAGCGACTGGGTCGAACCGGCACAGGGCCTCGGTCTGCCTATCCTGACTAGTATACCGACCGGGATTCCGGACCGTAATAGGTCCCGAGCATTTGAAGCCTCTGAATCAGGTCAAAAATTCGCCAATCCGGCGCGCCGTCTCCTCCGGTGCGTCGAAATGCAGCATGTGGCCGGCGTCGGGGATCATCTCTTCCCGGCGGTTCTGGAAGCAGGCCAGGCGCCGGGCCCGCTCCTGGCTGCCGATGGCCTTGCCGAAATGCGACAGCCCGGCGTCGAGGAACAGGGTGGGGCAGGTGACCTGCCCCCAGACCGCCTCCGACTCGGCCGAGCGGTAGTTCTGCGGGCTGTTCAGGCGATGCTTGGGGTCGGCCAGCAGCCGGATGCGGCCGCGGCCGTCCTCCTGGCCCCAGCAATGGGCGATGAACAGCGCTTTCTCGGCCGACAGCTGCGGGTGCTGCACCCGCACCCGCGAGGCCAGGTATTCGAAGGACTCGTAGGTCTTGTCCTTGCCGGGCGCCTTGACCTCGTTGACCCAGCGCAGCAGGCGCCGGGGCGAGCCCTTGGCCGGCATGTCCGGCAGGAACAGGCCGTCCAGGCAGACCAGCTGCCTGACCCGGTCCGGGCGCAGGCCGGCATAGAGGCTCAGGATTTGCGCCCCCATGCTGTGGCCGACCAGGGTCAGCGGGGTTTCCGGGGAATAGTGGTCGGCGAGCGCGTCGAAGTCGGCGACATAGTCCGGGAACCAGTAGCCGTCCTGCGGCCACTGGCTGTGGCCGAAGCCGCGCCAGTCCGGCGCCAGCACCTGCCAGCGCTCGGCCAGCAGGCGCGCCACCGGGTCGAAGGTGGCGGAGACGTCGAGCCAGCCGTG includes these proteins:
- a CDS encoding alpha/beta fold hydrolase, which translates into the protein MTALEHSSRSEFIRVRGLRFHVRRWGTPGLPLLFLGHGWLDVSATFDPVARLLAERWQVLAPDWRGFGHSQWPQDGYWFPDYVADFDALADHYSPETPLTLVGHSMGAQILSLYAGLRPDRVRQLVCLDGLFLPDMPAKGSPRRLLRWVNEVKAPGKDKTYESFEYLASRVRVQHPQLSAEKALFIAHCWGQEDGRGRIRLLADPKHRLNSPQNYRSAESEAVWGQVTCPTLFLDAGLSHFGKAIGSQERARRLACFQNRREEMIPDAGHMLHFDAPEETARRIGEFLT